One Alkalibaculum bacchi DNA window includes the following coding sequences:
- the ablB gene encoding putative beta-lysine N-acetyltransferase: protein MFDIIEKLGNCTIHHGKSNNRIYLMDYNSKDENIIIDRIEDLAEKEEYSKIVLKIPENAIQQFLERAYHIEGQIPRYFMGKENCIFLSKFLLPERGKSDKEHIYKKNIDIARTKLQVLPESLHSNFTLQKMDEKRAPEMVALYKKVFLSYPFPIFDTHYIIDTMKDNIAYFGIYYNKELIALSSSEISYKYKNAEMTDFAINPEYRGKGLAKHLLNTMEKEMKNQGIQTVYSIARSLSLPMNCTFSSVGYKYGGTLLNNTQISGQIESMNIWYKN, encoded by the coding sequence ATGTTTGATATAATTGAAAAACTTGGAAACTGTACTATTCATCACGGAAAATCCAATAACAGAATCTACCTTATGGATTACAATTCCAAAGATGAGAATATTATAATAGACCGTATAGAAGATTTAGCAGAAAAAGAAGAATACAGCAAAATAGTATTAAAAATACCTGAAAATGCTATCCAACAATTTTTAGAAAGAGCTTATCATATTGAAGGACAAATTCCAAGGTATTTTATGGGTAAAGAAAATTGCATTTTTTTAAGTAAGTTTTTATTGCCTGAAAGAGGTAAGTCGGATAAGGAGCACATATACAAAAAAAATATAGATATTGCACGAACAAAACTACAAGTATTACCAGAAAGCTTACACTCTAATTTTACACTACAAAAAATGGATGAGAAGAGAGCACCAGAAATGGTCGCCTTATATAAAAAAGTATTTCTATCTTATCCTTTCCCAATATTTGATACACACTATATCATTGATACAATGAAAGATAATATTGCATATTTTGGAATATATTATAATAAAGAACTAATTGCTTTATCCTCAAGCGAGATTAGTTATAAATATAAAAATGCAGAGATGACAGATTTCGCTATAAATCCAGAATATAGAGGTAAAGGATTAGCAAAGCACCTCTTAAATACAATGGAAAAGGAAATGAAAAATCAAGGAATCCAAACTGTTTATAGCATAGCAAGATCTTTATCACTACCTATGAACTGTACCTTTTCAAGTGTAGGGTATAAATATGGTGGAACATTATTAAATAATACGCAAATTTCAGGTCAAATTGAAAGTATGAATATTTGGTATAAAAATTAA
- a CDS encoding quaternary amine ABC transporter ATP-binding protein, with translation MTVEVEVKNLYKIFGPSPNKIFPLIDKGMTKREILEKTGYGLGVSNVSFQVHRGEVFVIMGLSGSGKSTLIRCLNRLIEPSKGEIWIDGKNIISMNKEELMEVRRKKVAMIFQNFALLPHRTILDNVAFGLQIQNVELAKRHEKAKSALELVGLKGYEDSYPSELSGGMQQRVGLARALATDADILLMDEAFSALDPLIRKEMQDELVSLQERMQKTIIFITHDLDEALKIGDRIAIMKDGVIVQTGTPEQILNNPADDYVKEFVQDVNRARVVTAASIMKKADVVVTERDGLRLAVKKMNDASISSIFVVDKGRHIKGIITAEKALEALKANNNKLEDVVDTNVKTVSLDKAIEEILPHFMESPYPIVVVDDDNRMLGIIFKISVLAGILGGGGDSD, from the coding sequence TTGACGGTAGAAGTTGAAGTAAAAAATTTATATAAAATATTTGGTCCTTCGCCCAATAAAATATTTCCATTAATAGACAAAGGAATGACGAAAAGAGAAATCTTAGAAAAAACTGGATATGGACTTGGCGTATCTAATGTGAGTTTTCAAGTTCATCGAGGTGAAGTCTTTGTTATCATGGGATTATCAGGTAGTGGAAAATCCACGCTCATTCGATGCCTCAATCGTCTTATCGAACCAAGTAAAGGGGAAATATGGATTGATGGAAAGAATATTATTTCAATGAATAAAGAAGAACTTATGGAAGTACGAAGAAAGAAAGTCGCAATGATATTTCAAAACTTCGCATTACTTCCTCATCGGACGATTTTGGATAATGTGGCTTTTGGTTTGCAAATTCAAAATGTTGAACTAGCCAAAAGACATGAAAAAGCCAAAAGCGCATTAGAGCTTGTTGGCCTCAAAGGATATGAAGATTCTTATCCAAGTGAATTAAGTGGGGGAATGCAACAAAGAGTTGGTCTCGCTAGAGCATTGGCTACTGATGCAGATATTCTACTTATGGACGAAGCCTTCAGTGCATTGGATCCATTGATTCGAAAAGAAATGCAAGATGAGTTAGTATCTTTGCAGGAAAGAATGCAAAAGACCATCATCTTTATAACACATGATCTAGATGAGGCACTTAAAATAGGTGATCGTATTGCTATTATGAAAGATGGTGTTATTGTTCAAACAGGAACTCCAGAACAGATTTTAAATAATCCAGCCGACGATTATGTAAAAGAGTTTGTTCAAGATGTTAATAGAGCACGTGTAGTAACGGCTGCATCTATTATGAAAAAAGCGGATGTAGTAGTTACTGAAAGAGATGGCTTGCGATTGGCTGTTAAAAAAATGAACGATGCCTCTATATCCAGTATCTTTGTAGTAGATAAAGGACGTCATATTAAAGGGATTATCACTGCGGAAAAAGCACTAGAAGCTCTTAAGGCAAACAATAATAAGCTTGAAGATGTTGTAGATACAAATGTAAAAACCGTATCTTTAGATAAAGCTATTGAGGAAATACTACCTCATTTTATGGAATCTCCTTATCCCATTGTAGTAGTAGATGACGATAATCGTATGTTGGGTATTATTTTTAAGATTTCTGTACTAGCAGGAATTTTAGGAGGGGGTGGTGACAGTGATTAG
- a CDS encoding zinc-binding dehydrogenase: MKTKAVRLYGKEDVRLEEFDLPEIKEDEILAKVVVDSICMSTYKLIKQGSEHKRVTRDLSDHPTIIGHEMCGEILEVGSKWQEKHQPGSKFVMQVNLPNQLETPGYSYEHIGGDATYIIIPSEIMDNDCLLSFKGDTYYEGSLIEPLSCVISAFKANYHVYDDVKVHHMGIKENGNMLLIGATGPMGLLAVDLALHGPKKPKKLIVTDIDDKKLERARKLYTSEEVEIEFVNTANTEDQEQLLRSFVNGGGYDDIFVFAPVPSLVTLGSSILNIDGCLNFFAGPSDKSLMAPINIYGIHYNDHHYVGTSGGNIQDMKDGIKLIEDKKVDVSKIVTHILGLNDVAYATLHQTEIGGGKKIVYTHKDMALKDISQVEKDSELGRILSKNNGVWSKEAEEYILGQTKDI; encoded by the coding sequence ATGAAAACAAAAGCCGTAAGACTATATGGAAAAGAAGATGTGCGCTTAGAAGAGTTTGATTTACCTGAAATAAAAGAGGATGAAATCCTAGCTAAAGTAGTGGTAGATAGCATCTGTATGTCTACCTATAAATTAATCAAACAAGGTTCTGAACATAAAAGAGTTACCAGAGACCTATCAGACCACCCTACGATTATTGGTCATGAAATGTGTGGGGAGATATTAGAAGTAGGCTCAAAATGGCAGGAAAAACACCAACCTGGAAGTAAGTTTGTCATGCAGGTTAATCTTCCAAATCAATTGGAAACTCCTGGATATTCATATGAACATATTGGTGGAGATGCAACGTATATTATCATTCCTAGTGAAATTATGGATAACGACTGCTTACTATCCTTTAAAGGAGATACCTATTATGAAGGTTCTCTAATTGAGCCGTTATCTTGTGTTATCTCTGCATTCAAAGCAAATTATCATGTATACGACGACGTAAAAGTTCATCATATGGGCATTAAAGAGAATGGAAATATGTTATTAATTGGAGCAACAGGGCCAATGGGATTATTAGCAGTAGACTTAGCTTTGCATGGTCCTAAAAAGCCTAAAAAACTAATTGTAACTGACATTGATGACAAAAAACTTGAGAGGGCTAGAAAATTATATACCTCTGAAGAAGTCGAAATTGAGTTCGTCAATACGGCAAATACTGAGGATCAAGAACAACTTCTCAGATCTTTTGTAAATGGAGGAGGATATGACGATATCTTTGTCTTTGCACCTGTTCCTTCTCTAGTGACATTAGGTTCTTCAATCTTAAATATAGATGGCTGTTTGAACTTCTTTGCAGGTCCTTCTGATAAATCCTTAATGGCACCTATTAATATTTATGGCATCCATTACAATGATCACCATTATGTAGGTACATCTGGAGGAAATATACAAGATATGAAAGATGGTATAAAGCTCATTGAAGACAAAAAAGTTGATGTGTCTAAGATCGTAACTCATATTTTAGGCTTAAACGATGTAGCTTATGCCACCTTACATCAAACAGAAATAGGAGGTGGGAAAAAAATCGTATACACCCATAAAGATATGGCCCTAAAAGATATTAGCCAAGTAGAAAAGGATTCAGAATTAGGACGTATCTTAAGTAAAAATAACGGTGTTTGGTCAAAGGAAGCAGAAGAGTATATATTAGGTCAAACAAAGGATATTTAG
- a CDS encoding DUF2249 domain-containing protein, protein MMMFVAQVDARKYEPKDKHRIIFETYHSLKPGESMELTNDHDPLPLYYQFSAEYTDQFEWEYLDKGPDVWRVRIGKK, encoded by the coding sequence ATGATGATGTTTGTTGCGCAAGTAGATGCACGTAAGTATGAACCAAAAGATAAGCATAGAATTATTTTTGAAACGTATCATAGTTTAAAACCAGGTGAAAGTATGGAGTTAACAAATGACCACGACCCACTTCCTCTTTATTATCAATTTTCAGCGGAATATACAGATCAATTTGAGTGGGAATATTTAGATAAAGGTCCTGATGTGTGGAGGGTACGCATCGGTAAAAAATAA
- a CDS encoding TrkA C-terminal domain-containing protein produces the protein MEKNIKVTNPRYQQIAADVAAKIVNNQYKVGDKIFARSALASQYGVSAETARRAICVLSDMQIVKPVKGSGVVITSRENAVYFVQHHKDIDTVTSLKNKVIKTIEGQQKENKYLIEQINLLVDKISRFNRINPFIPYEIELKGDSNYLGQNLSEINLWHSTSATIVGIRRDDTLTMSPGPYATVNEGDILYFVGDDNAFENVKSLFYNKK, from the coding sequence ATGGAAAAAAATATTAAAGTGACAAATCCTAGATACCAACAGATTGCAGCGGATGTGGCAGCAAAGATTGTAAATAATCAATATAAAGTAGGGGATAAAATATTTGCTCGATCTGCATTAGCAAGTCAGTATGGTGTTTCTGCAGAAACAGCTAGAAGAGCTATATGTGTGTTATCGGATATGCAAATCGTAAAACCAGTAAAAGGTAGCGGAGTTGTGATAACTTCACGTGAAAATGCAGTCTACTTTGTACAACATCACAAAGATATTGATACGGTAACATCACTAAAAAATAAAGTTATTAAAACAATAGAAGGACAGCAAAAAGAAAATAAATATCTAATAGAGCAGATTAATCTTCTTGTCGATAAAATCAGCCGTTTTAATCGGATTAATCCTTTTATACCCTATGAAATAGAGTTAAAAGGTGATAGCAATTATTTAGGACAAAATCTATCGGAGATTAATCTATGGCACAGTACTTCTGCGACGATTGTCGGCATACGAAGAGATGACACCTTAACCATGTCGCCAGGCCCATATGCTACTGTAAATGAAGGTGATATCTTATACTTTGTAGGGGACGACAATGCTTTTGAGAATGTAAAAAGTTTGTTTTATAATAAAAAATAG
- the ablA gene encoding lysine 2,3-aminomutase, protein MKEGIDFIHLYMNDKKLNEKSLIKWTDWRWQIKNSIKKIETVEKILNVSFSEEKRKKLQETIDAFPMAITPYYMSLVDPSDYENDPVFKQAFPDTRELKKSDAEMLDPLAEEKDSPVIGITHRYPDRVLFHVSNLCAMYCRHCTRKRKVGDKDSIPSKADLLKGIEYIKKHTEVRDVLLSGGDPLMLPDEHILFILDELTKIDHVEVIRIGTRTPVVLPFRITNKLIDSLSKYDNLWINTHYNHPKELTYEAKTAIKKLTGVGIPLGNQSVLLADINDCPRIMKKLVQKLVHFRVRPYYIYQCDLSEGLEHFRTSVGKGIEIMENLRGYTSGFAVPTYVIDAPGGGGKIPVGPNYIVSWSTNKVILRNYEGVITTYREPDCYKPALCDLNCTDCNLQFKTDTHHTKEVVGINKLLADYDDTINLTPVG, encoded by the coding sequence ATGAAAGAAGGGATAGATTTTATACATCTGTACATGAATGACAAAAAATTAAACGAAAAATCTTTAATAAAGTGGACTGATTGGAGGTGGCAAATCAAAAACTCTATTAAAAAAATTGAGACTGTTGAAAAAATATTAAATGTTTCCTTCTCTGAAGAAAAAAGAAAGAAATTACAGGAAACTATAGATGCATTTCCTATGGCAATTACACCTTATTATATGTCTTTAGTTGATCCAAGTGATTATGAAAATGATCCTGTTTTTAAACAAGCATTTCCAGATACAAGAGAATTGAAAAAATCAGATGCTGAGATGCTTGATCCCTTAGCGGAGGAAAAGGATAGTCCCGTTATTGGGATTACTCATCGTTATCCAGATAGAGTTTTATTCCATGTTAGTAATTTATGTGCAATGTATTGCAGACATTGTACGAGAAAAAGAAAAGTAGGAGACAAAGATTCCATACCCAGCAAGGCAGATCTTCTCAAAGGAATTGAGTACATAAAGAAGCATACGGAAGTAAGAGATGTTCTATTATCTGGCGGAGACCCACTTATGTTACCTGATGAACACATTCTTTTTATATTAGATGAACTGACTAAAATAGATCACGTTGAAGTCATTAGAATAGGCACTAGAACTCCAGTCGTACTTCCATTTAGAATTACGAATAAATTAATAGATTCACTCAGCAAATATGATAACCTGTGGATTAATACCCACTATAATCATCCAAAAGAATTAACCTATGAAGCAAAAACAGCAATAAAAAAACTTACGGGAGTAGGTATACCTTTGGGAAACCAATCTGTTCTATTAGCGGATATTAATGATTGTCCTAGAATCATGAAAAAACTCGTTCAGAAATTAGTTCATTTTAGAGTAAGACCTTATTATATCTATCAATGTGATTTATCTGAAGGCCTTGAACATTTTAGAACTTCTGTGGGCAAAGGAATTGAAATAATGGAGAATTTAAGAGGCTATACAAGCGGATTCGCAGTTCCAACTTATGTTATTGATGCTCCTGGTGGAGGTGGAAAAATCCCAGTTGGTCCGAACTATATTGTTTCGTGGTCAACAAATAAAGTTATTCTACGAAATTACGAGGGTGTAATTACTACATATCGAGAACCAGACTGCTATAAACCTGCCCTTTGCGATCTAAATTGCACCGACTGTAATCTACAGTTTAAAACAGATACTCATCATACTAAAGAGGTAGTTGGCATTAATAAATTATTGGCAGATTACGATGATACTATTAACTTAACGCCAGTGGGGTGA
- a CDS encoding Gfo/Idh/MocA family protein, translated as MKLGIVGTGPIVREFLDALKDFEQIEFTAICSRNPNTALEFSETWNIPYKYCSYKEMLENKEIDTIYVALPNSLHFQYSLEALEHHKHVICEKPFTTTVEEAYALKKAAINHNVMIFEAITTRHLSNYKSVKRNLDKLGKIKIVQLDFIQYSSRYDLFKSGETPNVFNPVYYGGALADLNIYNIHFAVGLFGRPKEVHYFPNMVRGIDTSGILIMEYEDFKCACVAAKDCHGKPSIRIQGDLGEIYIPSSANSCDGYTLTCSGEPSYIDENQWKSRLVEEFLDFDKMIQEKDYTSCYELLDISIEVVEVFEKARAVAGLKYGKEN; from the coding sequence ATGAAATTAGGTATTGTTGGCACAGGGCCTATTGTGCGTGAGTTTTTAGATGCATTAAAAGATTTTGAACAAATTGAATTCACTGCGATTTGTTCAAGAAATCCCAATACTGCGCTTGAATTCTCAGAGACGTGGAATATCCCATACAAGTATTGCAGTTACAAAGAGATGCTAGAAAACAAAGAAATTGATACGATCTATGTTGCCTTGCCAAATAGCCTTCACTTTCAATACAGTTTAGAGGCTTTAGAGCACCATAAGCACGTTATATGTGAAAAACCCTTCACTACAACCGTAGAGGAGGCATATGCTCTAAAAAAAGCTGCAATAAATCATAATGTAATGATTTTTGAAGCGATAACCACAAGGCATTTATCAAATTACAAATCCGTAAAAAGGAATTTAGATAAACTAGGCAAAATAAAGATCGTACAACTAGATTTTATACAGTATTCAAGTAGGTACGATTTATTTAAAAGTGGGGAGACGCCAAATGTCTTTAATCCTGTATACTATGGTGGTGCATTAGCTGATTTAAATATTTATAATATTCATTTTGCCGTAGGATTATTTGGAAGGCCAAAAGAAGTCCACTATTTTCCGAATATGGTTAGAGGAATTGACACTTCAGGAATTCTTATTATGGAATACGAAGACTTTAAGTGCGCCTGTGTTGCTGCAAAAGATTGTCACGGAAAACCGTCCATCCGAATACAAGGTGATTTAGGTGAAATCTATATACCATCATCTGCAAATAGTTGTGATGGATATACGTTAACTTGTAGTGGAGAGCCTTCTTATATTGATGAAAATCAGTGGAAAAGTCGATTAGTAGAAGAATTCTTAGATTTTGACAAGATGATTCAAGAAAAGGATTATACATCTTGTTACGAACTATTAGACATAAGCATAGAGGTAGTAGAAGTTTTTGAAAAAGCAAGAGCAGTTGCAGGGCTTAAGTACGGAAAAGAGAACTAA
- a CDS encoding DeoR/GlpR family DNA-binding transcription regulator yields MLPFERKQKILDLLKTKKSLSVEGLTKLLYSSPATIRRDLAELSQEGLIRRIRGGATYIENKSVDLPYDFRKVSESEKKKYIAKIALDFVYHDMTLFMDSSTTVLQMVPFLKEYKGLKILTNGTITAQQLSQYTNAEVTCVGGRVHPKSSSINGAVASDFITHYRADLALMSGKSLCESGAMEYTEEEAIVRRAYVKYAKEKVVLIDSTKFGGSCFYQSIPFSHMDYLISDGPISPSIREQVDRYNVEFIY; encoded by the coding sequence ATGTTACCATTTGAACGAAAACAAAAAATTTTAGACTTGTTAAAAACAAAGAAAAGCCTCTCTGTTGAGGGCTTAACCAAACTTTTATACAGCAGTCCAGCCACCATTAGGCGCGATCTAGCTGAATTGTCTCAAGAGGGATTAATACGACGTATCCGAGGCGGAGCTACATATATAGAAAACAAATCCGTAGATTTGCCATATGACTTTCGAAAAGTAAGTGAAAGCGAAAAGAAAAAATACATTGCCAAAATTGCTTTAGATTTCGTATATCACGATATGACTCTATTTATGGATTCAAGTACTACAGTATTACAAATGGTCCCTTTCTTAAAAGAATATAAGGGACTAAAAATATTAACGAATGGAACCATTACTGCCCAGCAATTATCTCAATATACCAATGCTGAAGTCACTTGCGTAGGTGGTAGAGTCCATCCTAAAAGTTCATCTATAAATGGTGCAGTTGCAAGTGATTTTATTACTCATTATCGCGCAGATCTAGCTTTAATGTCTGGAAAATCTCTTTGCGAGAGTGGTGCTATGGAATATACAGAAGAAGAAGCTATAGTAAGACGAGCTTATGTAAAATATGCAAAGGAAAAAGTAGTGCTTATCGATAGTACAAAATTTGGGGGTTCTTGCTTTTATCAGAGCATCCCTTTTAGCCACATGGATTATCTTATCTCAGACGGCCCCATATCCCCATCAATAAGAGAGCAAGTAGATAGATATAATGTAGAATTTATATATTAG
- a CDS encoding class II fructose-bisphosphate aldolase → MPIVNTKEVLQYAKENKYALGAFNVASIEAIRGIIAAAEEANSPVIMEFAESHLGFVPLDIIGPVMVREAEKATVPVVVHFDHGKDVDLIAQALELGFSSVMIDGADLPYDENVELTKKVVGLAHSYGATVEAELGTMGNPETSGETNDELIHSEAIYTDPKVAADFVEKTNVDLLAVSFGTAHGLYIAKPKLDYKRLDEIAKSVSVPLVMHGGSGLSEEEYKKSIYYGVTKINYYSDLAHKVAVKAREKLNEAAQKNIDTYSHDISLWTIDIVKEDVMDKMQVFGSTGQAERGM, encoded by the coding sequence ATGCCTATTGTAAATACAAAAGAGGTCTTGCAATATGCAAAAGAGAACAAATATGCACTTGGTGCCTTTAATGTGGCAAGTATAGAGGCCATAAGAGGTATTATTGCAGCCGCTGAAGAGGCAAACTCTCCTGTTATTATGGAATTTGCAGAAAGCCATTTAGGATTTGTGCCTTTAGACATAATAGGACCGGTTATGGTCAGGGAGGCTGAGAAGGCCACAGTACCTGTCGTCGTTCATTTTGATCATGGCAAAGACGTGGATTTAATCGCTCAGGCACTAGAGCTAGGCTTTTCATCTGTAATGATTGATGGTGCTGATTTGCCTTATGATGAAAACGTTGAACTGACGAAGAAAGTAGTTGGCTTAGCACATTCTTATGGTGCAACAGTGGAAGCAGAATTAGGAACTATGGGAAATCCAGAAACATCTGGTGAAACAAATGATGAGCTAATCCATTCAGAAGCTATTTATACAGACCCTAAAGTAGCGGCTGATTTTGTAGAAAAGACAAATGTAGATTTACTAGCCGTATCTTTTGGCACTGCACATGGCTTATATATTGCGAAACCAAAATTAGACTATAAAAGATTAGACGAAATAGCTAAATCTGTTTCTGTTCCTCTAGTTATGCATGGAGGTTCTGGATTATCAGAAGAGGAGTACAAGAAATCCATTTATTATGGTGTTACAAAGATCAATTATTACTCTGATCTAGCTCATAAAGTAGCTGTAAAAGCAAGAGAAAAGCTTAATGAAGCAGCTCAGAAAAATATAGATACATATTCTCACGATATTTCTCTATGGACCATAGATATCGTTAAAGAAGATGTAATGGACAAAATGCAGGTGTTTGGCAGTACTGGACAAGCAGAGAGGGGAATGTAA
- a CDS encoding HelD family protein, with translation MENEPSELHFEKKRLETTIALAKKQIHEAKYKNEENKSAIIAAKQELRENTVHSISNLSSSEGFEALAELSQYTNPITEKVMDYEKIEKKIATLEKLIKSPYFARIDFKFDDEDEFEKVYIGRSSLIEDDSYEIIVYDWRSPIASVFYRFALGKAYYDAPSGRITGEVNLKREYEIVNGELKYFYDAEVQIVDEFLKKLLSQNTSNQMKAIVETIQKEQDLVIRDMENELMMVQGVAGSGKTSVALHRAAYLMYQGLSNTLSSNNIMIISPNSLFEQYISSVLPELGEDNVASAVFEEMLSEILQNEHIQPRSEFLESIISSSKYGALIKSSMEFKMSPEFLEILNSFISDLAYQWIEFEDVYYKNKCIVKKEILRDKISGRKETPIGMKLEQLEEYILDLISESKKKPLGKLEVFHIKNDIQRFTKLNIKNLYRKFINNKEYFYHIAKDIELHDDIEEILRFTAENLNIPYLCYDDAAVLAYLHLKIYGSREYINIKQVVIDEAQDYYPLHYEIFHLLFKHSKFTILGDINQTLEKKEDLSLYEQIQKILDKKKASLITMNKSFRCTNEILNYSSKFIDHDLEIKSFNRDGEEPKVYTSDDASSFNHKIISEVQLCLEEGYETIGLICKTAQNADLLYESLKDKTNLKLIKSGDVVDLHGVNIIPVYMSKGLEFDAVLICDADSKNYQSEDDKKLLYIACTRALHRLNLFCRGEASPLL, from the coding sequence ATGGAAAATGAACCATCTGAGTTACATTTTGAAAAGAAGAGATTAGAAACAACCATAGCTTTAGCAAAGAAACAAATTCATGAAGCAAAATATAAAAACGAAGAAAATAAATCAGCCATTATTGCTGCAAAACAGGAACTACGTGAAAACACGGTCCACTCAATTTCCAATCTTTCAAGCAGTGAAGGATTTGAAGCTCTGGCTGAATTAAGTCAATATACAAATCCTATCACAGAAAAGGTCATGGACTATGAAAAAATAGAGAAGAAAATTGCTACTTTAGAAAAACTCATAAAATCTCCTTATTTTGCGCGAATTGACTTTAAATTTGATGATGAGGATGAATTTGAAAAGGTATATATTGGGCGTTCTTCCTTAATAGAAGATGATTCATATGAAATAATTGTCTACGATTGGAGATCGCCAATAGCAAGTGTCTTTTACCGCTTTGCATTAGGGAAAGCCTATTATGATGCACCTAGTGGGCGTATCACAGGAGAAGTGAATCTAAAACGAGAATATGAGATTGTAAATGGAGAATTAAAATACTTTTATGATGCAGAAGTTCAAATTGTAGACGAATTTTTAAAAAAACTATTGTCTCAAAATACTTCTAATCAAATGAAAGCTATTGTAGAAACAATACAGAAAGAACAAGATCTGGTCATAAGGGATATGGAAAACGAATTGATGATGGTACAAGGTGTAGCAGGAAGCGGTAAGACTTCTGTTGCTCTTCATAGGGCTGCATATCTTATGTATCAAGGATTGTCTAATACACTTTCATCTAATAATATTATGATCATTTCACCAAACTCCTTATTTGAGCAGTATATTTCTAGCGTACTGCCTGAGCTAGGAGAAGATAACGTAGCTTCTGCAGTATTTGAAGAGATGCTTTCTGAAATTCTTCAAAATGAGCATATACAGCCAAGAAGCGAATTTTTAGAAAGCATTATCTCAAGCTCAAAATATGGAGCTCTTATAAAGAGCAGTATGGAATTTAAAATGTCTCCTGAGTTTTTAGAAATATTAAATAGTTTTATATCCGATTTAGCTTATCAATGGATTGAGTTTGAAGATGTCTATTATAAAAACAAATGCATCGTAAAGAAGGAAATACTACGAGATAAAATATCAGGAAGAAAAGAAACTCCTATAGGGATGAAATTAGAGCAATTAGAAGAGTATATTTTAGATCTAATATCTGAATCTAAGAAAAAGCCACTTGGCAAATTAGAAGTATTTCATATTAAAAATGATATACAAAGATTCACCAAGCTTAATATTAAAAATTTATACCGAAAATTCATCAACAATAAAGAATACTTTTATCACATAGCGAAAGATATTGAGCTGCATGACGATATTGAAGAGATTTTGAGGTTTACAGCGGAAAATCTAAATATTCCTTACTTATGCTATGACGATGCAGCTGTTCTTGCTTATTTACATCTAAAGATATATGGATCTAGAGAATATATAAACATAAAACAAGTAGTCATCGATGAAGCACAAGATTACTATCCGCTTCATTATGAAATATTTCATTTATTGTTTAAGCATTCTAAGTTTACGATATTAGGCGATATCAATCAAACCCTTGAAAAGAAAGAAGACTTATCTTTATATGAACAAATTCAAAAGATTCTAGATAAGAAAAAAGCATCTTTGATTACGATGAACAAGAGTTTTCGTTGCACCAATGAGATTTTGAATTATAGTTCAAAATTCATTGATCACGATTTAGAGATAAAGAGTTTTAACAGAGATGGAGAAGAACCAAAAGTTTATACATCGGATGATGCATCTTCTTTTAATCATAAGATTATTTCAGAAGTGCAGTTGTGTTTAGAGGAAGGTTATGAAACCATCGGCTTAATCTGTAAAACAGCCCAAAATGCTGACTTGTTATATGAGTCTTTAAAAGATAAAACAAATCTTAAATTAATAAAAAGTGGGGATGTAGTAGATTTACATGGCGTGAATATTATACCTGTTTATATGTCAAAAGGCCTTGAATTTGATGCTGTCTTAATCTGTGATGCAGATAGTAAAAATTATCAAAGTGAAGACGATAAAAAACTCCTATACATTGCCTGCACAAGAGCCCTTCACAGGCTTAATTTGTTTTGTAGGGGAGAGGCAAGTCCTTTATTATAA